A single window of Candidatus Hydrogenedentota bacterium DNA harbors:
- a CDS encoding sulfatase-like hydrolase/transferase, producing the protein MNGHFHRAHTRREFLERAALAGAGVLAARGARAADPAPRPNIVVIMADDMGYSDIAPYGGEIDTPNLARLAHEGARFTQFYNNAKCAPTRASLLTGLYSQQAGCTDTPVVMRNCATLAEVLRGAGYATCMAGKWHAEELPVERGFDRHFGLVDGCCNYFNPGEQRPGEPQPVEQKYPRKWARDTEVIQPFTPENKDFYTTDAFTDAALEYLDGHAGKPEPFFLYLAYTAPHYPLQAPPEDIAKYRGEYLCGWDAVRAARFQRMRDMGLLDPRWELSPRDPEIPAWDDVENPEAWKAAPYAGKKLSLEDAVNRDLWDLKMAVYAAMVDRMDRNIGRVLDKLDAMGAAENTLVLFLSDNGGCAELRNETPDVLPGPMDSYRSVDPPWANAQNTPFRKFKRYDHEGGIATPCIARWPGHTPAGGIVRQVAHLIDLMPTALELSGAAYPAEHRGEPVPPPEGRSLVSTLRGGAETADRELFWQFGTSRAVRSGDWKAVREGDAPWELYDLAADRTETKDLAAAHPDVVGRLSAAWAAWAARVAAPPQPAKRPNILWLSCEDTGPHLGCYGDTVARTPVLDALAAAGCRYTHCYTTAPVCSPNRSSIITGVHATTLGSHHMRSGGEGKKGSARPALPPEVECFPALLRRAGYYCCNNEKEDYNFARPDNVWDDSSRQAHWRNRKDAGQPFFAVFNYTGTHESQVARWGKGADKADAEETGTKTDPAAVTVPPYHADTPVIREQWAHYYDLVAGMDAWAGRFLAELEADGLAEDTLVLFWSDHGPGMARCKRLLYDSGLHVPLILRVPEKWRGLAPVQPGSVSDELVSSVDFAPTTLRLAGVPLPAHLQGRPFAGPDLPPPREHVHAGRDRMDERHDMMRAVHDGRYKYIRNYEPWKPRDQFMNSAELGPVKQELNRLKREGALPEGAAWMTGDRKPAEELYDTEADPHELASLAEDPAHAGTLARLRAAHDKWAADSRDLGLLPEAELNRLGNVHGTRYAVHAALAAEDPTFWDTLRTVAALAGAGAPESVMQLLSAAKDSPHPSVRWWAVTGLDTLPAAPREVRAALLKALGDPLAVVRVAAAAGVVRRMPDDTAPALEVLKAALADGDEWIRLQAALALDGLGRRARPALGALRAAVNDGANKYVARVANHAVNTLTGETNEVN; encoded by the coding sequence ATGAACGGGCATTTTCACCGGGCGCACACGCGCCGCGAATTTCTGGAACGGGCGGCCCTGGCGGGCGCGGGCGTGCTGGCCGCGCGGGGCGCGCGGGCGGCGGACCCCGCCCCCCGGCCCAACATCGTCGTCATCATGGCGGACGACATGGGCTACTCGGACATCGCGCCCTACGGCGGCGAGATTGACACGCCGAACCTCGCCCGCCTCGCCCACGAGGGCGCCCGCTTCACGCAGTTCTACAACAACGCGAAGTGCGCCCCGACCCGGGCATCGCTCCTGACGGGGCTCTACTCGCAGCAGGCGGGCTGCACGGACACGCCGGTCGTCATGCGCAACTGCGCCACCCTGGCCGAGGTCCTGCGCGGCGCGGGCTACGCCACCTGCATGGCGGGCAAGTGGCACGCGGAGGAGCTGCCCGTCGAGCGCGGGTTTGACCGCCATTTCGGCCTGGTGGACGGCTGCTGCAACTACTTCAACCCCGGCGAACAGCGCCCCGGAGAACCGCAGCCCGTGGAGCAGAAGTACCCCCGGAAATGGGCGCGGGACACGGAGGTCATCCAGCCCTTCACGCCGGAGAACAAGGACTTCTACACCACCGACGCCTTCACGGACGCCGCGCTGGAGTACCTCGACGGCCACGCCGGAAAACCGGAGCCGTTTTTTCTTTATCTTGCCTACACGGCCCCGCACTACCCCCTCCAGGCCCCGCCGGAGGACATCGCGAAGTACCGGGGAGAATACCTGTGCGGGTGGGACGCAGTCCGCGCCGCGCGCTTCCAGCGCATGCGCGACATGGGGCTCCTCGACCCGCGCTGGGAACTCTCGCCGCGCGACCCCGAAATCCCCGCGTGGGACGACGTGGAGAACCCCGAGGCCTGGAAGGCCGCGCCCTACGCCGGAAAGAAGCTGTCCCTGGAGGACGCCGTCAACCGCGACCTGTGGGACCTGAAGATGGCGGTCTACGCCGCCATGGTGGACCGCATGGACCGCAACATCGGCCGCGTGCTGGACAAGCTGGACGCGATGGGCGCGGCGGAGAACACACTGGTCCTGTTCCTTTCGGACAACGGCGGCTGCGCCGAGCTGCGCAACGAGACGCCGGACGTCCTGCCCGGCCCCATGGACTCCTACCGTTCCGTGGATCCGCCCTGGGCCAACGCGCAGAACACGCCCTTCCGCAAGTTCAAGCGTTACGACCACGAGGGCGGCATCGCCACGCCGTGCATCGCCCGCTGGCCGGGGCACACCCCCGCAGGCGGCATTGTCCGCCAGGTGGCCCACCTCATTGACCTCATGCCCACGGCGCTGGAGCTTTCCGGCGCGGCCTACCCCGCCGAGCACCGGGGCGAACCCGTGCCCCCGCCCGAGGGCAGGAGCCTCGTGTCCACCCTGCGCGGCGGCGCGGAGACGGCGGACCGGGAGCTGTTCTGGCAGTTCGGCACGAGCCGCGCCGTGCGCAGCGGCGACTGGAAGGCGGTGCGCGAGGGGGACGCCCCCTGGGAGCTGTACGACCTCGCGGCGGACCGCACGGAGACGAAGGACCTCGCCGCGGCGCATCCCGACGTGGTGGGGCGGCTCTCCGCCGCGTGGGCGGCCTGGGCCGCCCGCGTCGCAGCGCCGCCGCAGCCCGCGAAACGCCCCAACATCCTCTGGCTGTCCTGCGAGGACACGGGCCCGCACCTCGGGTGCTACGGCGACACCGTCGCGCGCACGCCGGTGCTGGACGCCCTGGCCGCGGCGGGCTGCCGCTACACGCACTGCTACACCACCGCGCCGGTCTGCTCGCCGAACCGGTCGTCCATCATCACGGGGGTCCACGCGACGACGCTCGGCTCCCACCACATGCGCTCGGGCGGCGAGGGGAAGAAAGGCTCCGCAAGGCCCGCGCTGCCGCCGGAGGTGGAGTGCTTCCCCGCGCTCCTGCGCCGCGCGGGCTACTACTGCTGCAACAACGAGAAGGAGGACTACAACTTCGCCCGTCCGGACAACGTGTGGGATGACTCCAGCAGGCAGGCCCACTGGCGCAACCGGAAGGACGCGGGCCAGCCCTTCTTCGCCGTGTTCAACTACACGGGCACGCACGAGAGCCAAGTGGCCCGATGGGGCAAGGGGGCGGACAAGGCGGATGCGGAGGAGACGGGGACGAAGACCGACCCGGCGGCGGTGACCGTGCCGCCGTACCACGCCGACACCCCGGTGATCCGCGAGCAGTGGGCGCATTATTACGACCTCGTGGCGGGCATGGACGCGTGGGCGGGGCGCTTTCTCGCCGAGCTGGAGGCCGACGGGCTGGCGGAGGACACCCTCGTCCTCTTCTGGTCGGACCACGGCCCCGGCATGGCGCGCTGCAAGCGCCTGCTCTACGACTCGGGGCTTCATGTGCCGCTGATCCTGCGCGTGCCGGAGAAGTGGCGCGGCCTGGCCCCCGTGCAGCCGGGCAGCGTGTCCGACGAGCTGGTCAGCTCGGTGGACTTCGCGCCCACCACGCTGCGGCTGGCCGGGGTGCCCCTGCCCGCCCATTTGCAGGGCCGCCCCTTCGCCGGGCCGGACCTGCCGCCGCCGCGCGAGCACGTCCACGCGGGCCGCGACCGCATGGACGAGCGCCACGACATGATGCGCGCCGTGCATGACGGGCGGTACAAGTACATCCGCAACTACGAGCCGTGGAAGCCCCGCGACCAATTCATGAACAGCGCGGAGCTTGGCCCGGTCAAGCAGGAGCTGAACCGCCTGAAGCGCGAGGGCGCCCTGCCCGAGGGGGCCGCCTGGATGACCGGCGACCGCAAGCCCGCCGAGGAGCTGTACGACACGGAGGCCGACCCGCACGAGCTGGCCAGCCTCGCGGAGGACCCCGCCCACGCCGGGACCCTCGCGCGCCTGCGCGCCGCCCACGACAAATGGGCCGCCGACAGCCGCGACCTGGGACTCCTGCCCGAGGCGGAGCTGAACCGCCTGGGCAACGTGCACGGCACGCGGTACGCGGTGCACGCCGCCCTGGCGGCGGAGGACCCCACCTTCTGGGACACCCTGCGCACCGTGGCGGCGCTGGCGGGGGCGGGCGCACCCGAGAGCGTCATGCAGCTGCTCTCCGCGGCCAAGGACAGCCCCCACCCGTCCGTGCGGTGGTGGGCCGTGACCGGGCTGGACACCCTGCCCGCCGCCCCCCGCGAAGTCCGCGCCGCCCTTCTGAAGGCCCTCGGCGACCCCTTGGCCGTGGTGCGCGTGGCTGCCGCCGCGGGCGTTGTCCGCCGCATGCCGGACGACACGGCCCCCGCGCTGGAGGTGTTGAAGGCCGCCCTCGCCGACGGCGACGAGTGGATACGCCTCCAGGCGGCCCTCGCGCTGGACGGTCTGGGCCGGCGCGCGCGGCCCGCCCTCGGCGCGCTCCGCGCCGCGGTCAACGACGGCGCGAACAAGTACGTGGCCCGCGTGGCCAACCACGCGGTGAACACCCTCACCGGCGAAACCAACGAGGTGAACTGA
- a CDS encoding OmpA family protein, with the protein MKHLSFLVIGCAVFVSGCATTTPTTNFYLVPDPEGHTGEVVISNETGDVTLNKPDETVSTESAATPFSASRQADPAEIQTKFGAALAVMPAPPKAFNIQFETASSKVDAESQGVIGEVAEESRKRDSRDISLNGHTDRQGDDAANMKLSLERAEAVKAALVQEGINPEHLTIEYYGESKPVVPTADNVSEPKNRRVEVVVR; encoded by the coding sequence ATGAAACACCTTTCTTTTCTTGTGATCGGATGCGCGGTGTTTGTTTCGGGATGCGCCACGACGACACCCACGACCAATTTCTACCTCGTGCCCGACCCCGAGGGGCACACGGGCGAGGTGGTCATAAGCAACGAGACCGGCGACGTGACCCTTAACAAGCCCGATGAAACCGTCTCCACGGAATCCGCGGCCACGCCGTTTTCGGCCTCCAGGCAGGCCGACCCGGCTGAGATCCAGACCAAGTTCGGCGCGGCGCTCGCGGTGATGCCGGCGCCCCCAAAGGCCTTCAACATCCAGTTCGAAACGGCGTCAAGCAAGGTGGACGCCGAATCGCAGGGGGTGATCGGCGAGGTCGCGGAGGAGTCCCGGAAACGCGACTCGCGCGACATCAGCCTGAACGGCCACACGGACCGGCAGGGCGACGACGCGGCGAACATGAAGCTGAGTCTGGAGCGCGCCGAAGCGGTGAAAGCGGCGCTCGTTCAGGAGGGAATCAACCCCGAGCACCTCACCATCGAGTACTACGGCGAGAGCAAGCCCGTCGTTCCAACCGCCGACAATGTGAGCGAACCCAAGAACCGCCGGGTCGAAGTGGTCGTACGGTAG
- a CDS encoding CHASE2 domain-containing protein, with protein MSFQRGNERAAGKRASRRRVIAPRHIMLIGVGLVALGLYGVLHPPSFVGALGYMGYDEMVRFVGGALPPPEVAVVDVDEASLAALGQWPWPRFRIAALIDGAAALGARSIAVDFLFSERDRLPLDAAGRLYEEEHGRSPGPGAAPDDVHGNDRILAAAIARHKAVLGSSLMFGEGVQATPGDCGTPLKVVLRALPGTDGAPPVSQAAGGACPLPELAAGARFVAAANSLPDSDGRVRRMPLVLRSREGYVPGLALAALLAAWDEDQVSILWAAAGVLELRIRDVVIPTDLRGNLLIPYRALPTDRFRHISAVDLLEGRVPRERLQDKIVFIGSSADGLHDAHPTPNLRRCPGVDLHAFAADAVLRRDFFVEPAWVTGMQAVIVLVVGLLVSALMAWAPITVGAGVSGAMSVALTAGSWMLLKHGGVFFSPVPGLGMLLGGCLLLTLLRLRQKEQLILEDLRELSLAQNCALLGLVSISEIRDPETGQHITRTQHFVRVLAEHLGKTPKYRRQLTARNIESLFKSAPLHDIGKVGIPDSVLLKPGRLTDDEFNIIKGHTRLGYTTLARAEKMAGLSHDVSFLRFAKEVARSHHEKWDGTGYPDGLSGEEIPLSARLMALADVYDALRAKRVYKEPMTHEKAREIICEGRGRHFDPDVVDAFLALEQPFQDIISEHADSEESEEL; from the coding sequence GTGTCATTTCAACGCGGCAACGAGCGGGCGGCCGGGAAGCGGGCGTCCAGGCGCAGGGTCATCGCGCCCCGTCATATCATGCTCATTGGGGTGGGGCTCGTGGCGCTGGGCCTCTATGGCGTGCTGCACCCCCCCTCCTTCGTCGGCGCGCTCGGCTACATGGGCTATGACGAGATGGTGCGGTTTGTGGGGGGGGCGCTGCCCCCTCCGGAGGTGGCCGTTGTTGACGTGGACGAGGCCAGCCTCGCGGCGCTGGGGCAATGGCCCTGGCCCCGCTTCAGGATCGCCGCCCTCATTGACGGGGCGGCGGCTCTGGGCGCCCGCAGCATCGCGGTGGACTTTCTCTTCTCCGAGAGGGACCGCCTTCCCCTGGACGCGGCCGGCAGGCTTTACGAGGAGGAGCACGGCCGTTCCCCCGGCCCCGGCGCGGCCCCGGACGATGTTCACGGCAATGACCGCATCCTTGCCGCGGCGATTGCCCGGCACAAAGCGGTCCTGGGATCGAGCCTGATGTTCGGTGAGGGGGTTCAGGCGACGCCCGGTGACTGCGGGACGCCCCTGAAGGTCGTTCTGCGGGCGTTGCCGGGAACGGACGGGGCGCCGCCGGTGTCCCAGGCGGCCGGGGGCGCGTGTCCTTTGCCGGAACTTGCCGCCGGGGCGCGGTTTGTGGCCGCAGCCAACAGCCTGCCCGACAGTGACGGACGGGTGCGCCGGATGCCCCTCGTGCTGCGTTCCCGGGAGGGCTATGTCCCCGGCCTGGCATTGGCCGCGCTGCTGGCGGCATGGGACGAGGACCAGGTCTCGATTCTATGGGCCGCGGCCGGGGTCCTGGAGCTGCGCATCCGGGACGTCGTCATCCCGACGGATCTCCGGGGAAACCTGCTGATCCCCTACCGGGCGCTGCCAACGGACCGGTTCCGCCACATTTCCGCAGTGGACCTGCTGGAGGGGCGGGTTCCAAGGGAACGCCTTCAGGACAAGATTGTCTTCATCGGCTCGTCCGCCGACGGGCTGCATGACGCGCATCCCACGCCGAACCTGCGGCGCTGCCCGGGGGTTGACCTCCATGCCTTTGCCGCCGACGCCGTGCTGCGCCGGGACTTCTTCGTCGAGCCGGCGTGGGTCACGGGGATGCAGGCGGTGATCGTCCTTGTTGTGGGACTCCTCGTGAGCGCCCTGATGGCCTGGGCGCCCATCACCGTCGGCGCGGGGGTTTCCGGCGCAATGTCGGTGGCGCTGACGGCCGGCTCATGGATGCTGCTCAAACACGGGGGCGTCTTCTTTTCCCCGGTTCCCGGCCTGGGCATGCTGCTTGGCGGATGTCTCCTGCTGACGCTTCTGCGCCTTCGCCAGAAGGAACAGCTCATTCTGGAGGATCTTCGGGAACTGTCCCTCGCGCAGAACTGCGCCCTCCTTGGCCTTGTGTCCATCTCCGAAATACGGGATCCGGAAACCGGCCAGCACATCACGCGAACCCAGCATTTTGTCCGGGTACTGGCGGAGCATCTGGGCAAGACCCCCAAGTACCGCCGCCAGCTCACGGCGAGGAACATCGAAAGCCTTTTCAAAAGCGCGCCGCTGCACGACATAGGAAAGGTCGGCATACCGGACAGCGTCCTGCTGAAACCCGGCCGCCTGACCGATGATGAGTTCAACATCATCAAAGGGCACACCCGTCTCGGGTATACGACGCTCGCACGGGCCGAGAAGATGGCCGGGCTCTCCCACGACGTCTCTTTCCTGCGGTTTGCCAAGGAAGTGGCCCGGTCCCACCATGAGAAATGGGACGGAACCGGGTATCCCGACGGCCTGAGCGGAGAGGAAATCCCCCTATCAGCGCGCCTGATGGCCCTGGCCGACGTCTACGACGCGCTCCGGGCGAAACGGGTCTACAAGGAGCCCATGACGCACGAGAAGGCCCGGGAGATCATCTGCGAGGGCAGGGGCAGGCACTTCGACCCCGATGTTGTGGACGCGTTCCTGGCCCTGGAACAGCCATTCCAGGACATCATCAGCGAACACGCGGATTCCGAGGAATCTGAGGAGCTGTGA
- a CDS encoding alkaline phosphatase: protein MLFSLLFPLFALLACAAAFADGPYLATGIKIGEVTPDSAIVWVRLTRDAERVGSDHPEPVFRYKDPKTGRLLEDEKQKLRHCAPVVEFPNGSTVDTIAGAVPGAPGEARVVVTPEGGDATATDWLPVDPDRDFTRAFPLVGLKPATKHALTVETRGPDGAPGQTMDGGFRTAPPADAPARVRAIITTCHRYPRRDLGDQGYKVYAAMAALDPDFFIHTGDILYYDERAKSIELARWHWQQQYSLPSNVAFHRNIAAYFMKDDHDTWQNDCWPSMKNPYMGTFTFGQGLGVFREQVPMGEKTYRSARWGRDLEVWMVEGRDFRSPNDLRDGPEKSIWGAEQKAWFKRTVAASDATFRVLVSPTPVVGPDRDNKNDNHANDGFAHEGRELRAFLASQKNMITCNGDRHWQYTSKDPETGLREFSCGPATNEHAGGWPPDDRRPEHLYLNVVGGFLSLEVDRPGGVPTLTARFHDVDGKVLYEEAFPAQS from the coding sequence GTGCTGTTCTCCCTGTTGTTCCCCCTGTTCGCCCTGCTGGCCTGCGCCGCCGCCTTTGCCGACGGGCCGTATCTCGCCACGGGCATCAAGATCGGCGAGGTCACCCCGGATTCCGCCATCGTCTGGGTGCGCCTCACGCGCGACGCCGAGCGCGTCGGCTCGGACCACCCGGAGCCCGTCTTCCGCTACAAAGACCCGAAGACCGGCAGGCTCCTGGAGGACGAGAAGCAGAAGCTGCGCCATTGCGCCCCCGTGGTCGAGTTCCCCAACGGGTCCACGGTGGACACCATCGCGGGCGCGGTGCCCGGCGCTCCGGGTGAGGCGCGCGTGGTTGTCACCCCCGAGGGCGGCGACGCGACGGCGACGGACTGGCTGCCCGTGGACCCGGACCGCGACTTCACGCGCGCCTTCCCCCTCGTGGGGCTGAAGCCCGCCACGAAGCACGCCCTCACGGTCGAGACGCGCGGGCCGGACGGCGCGCCGGGCCAGACGATGGACGGCGGCTTCCGCACCGCGCCGCCCGCCGACGCCCCCGCGCGGGTCCGCGCCATCATCACCACCTGCCACCGCTACCCGCGGCGCGACCTCGGCGACCAGGGCTACAAGGTGTACGCCGCCATGGCCGCCCTCGACCCGGACTTCTTCATCCACACGGGGGACATCCTCTACTACGACGAGCGCGCGAAGTCCATCGAACTCGCCCGCTGGCACTGGCAGCAGCAGTACAGCCTGCCGTCCAATGTCGCCTTCCACCGGAACATCGCGGCGTACTTCATGAAGGACGACCACGACACCTGGCAGAACGACTGCTGGCCGTCCATGAAGAACCCCTACATGGGGACCTTCACCTTTGGGCAGGGGCTCGGCGTCTTCCGCGAGCAGGTGCCCATGGGCGAGAAGACGTACCGCAGCGCCCGCTGGGGCCGCGACCTCGAGGTGTGGATGGTCGAGGGCCGCGATTTCCGCAGCCCCAACGACCTGCGCGACGGCCCCGAAAAGAGCATCTGGGGCGCCGAACAGAAGGCGTGGTTCAAGCGCACCGTCGCCGCGTCCGACGCCACCTTCCGCGTCCTCGTCAGCCCCACCCCCGTTGTCGGGCCCGACCGTGACAACAAGAACGACAACCACGCCAACGACGGCTTCGCCCACGAGGGCCGCGAGCTGCGCGCCTTCCTCGCGTCGCAGAAGAACATGATCACCTGCAACGGCGACCGCCACTGGCAGTACACGTCGAAAGACCCCGAGACCGGCCTGCGCGAGTTCTCCTGCGGCCCGGCCACCAACGAGCACGCCGGCGGCTGGCCCCCCGATGACCGCCGCCCCGAGCACCTCTACCTCAACGTGGTCGGCGGCTTTCTCTCCCTTGAGGTGGACCGCCCCGGGGGCGTGCCCACCCTCACCGCCCGTTTCCACGATGTGGACGGAAAGGTGCTCTACGAGGAGGCCTTCCCCGCGCAGTCGTAG